In a single window of the Nicotiana tomentosiformis chromosome 10, ASM39032v3, whole genome shotgun sequence genome:
- the LOC104095416 gene encoding uncharacterized protein isoform X1, translating to MEAIEYFHVNGAFERSINASFITIVPKKEGASCIRDYRPISLVGSIYKIISKMLSNRLKKVLDVSVSSSQNAFVEGRQILDAALVANELVDSRRKNRESGLLCKLDLEKAFDHVNWEFLDFIMKRMGFGERWRGWIKFCISTVRFSVLVNGSPCGFFGSSRGLRQGDPLSPMLFILVMDALSKMMDRAASGGFLRGFSAPIGVLSARRVSHLLLADDTLVFCDADMDQLTCLKQVLQWFQIISGLKINLGKCEIFPVGEVANIDALSHVLGCKMGSLPTTYLGLPLGALKKDTTVWNPVIERVEKRLAGWQKRYLSKGGKEVLIKSTLSSIPTYYLSLLQAPVSITEKLERLQRNFLWDAADGTRKFHLVNWQTVTSPKKWGGLGVKDLRVFNRALLGKWLWRFGVEEHALWREVIAEKYDSTGGVGGPRQSQHRSGVACGGTS from the coding sequence ATGGAAGCCATCGAATACTTCCACGTGAATGGTGCTTTCGAGAGAAGCATCAATGCTTCTTTTATTACCATTGTGCCTAAGAAAGAAGGCGCATCTTGTATCAGAGACTATAGGCCTATCAGTCTAgtggggagcatttacaagattatttctaaaATGCTTTCCAACAGACTAAAGAAGGTTCTTGACGTGTCTGTTTCGTCCTCCCAGAATGCGTTTGTGGAAGGTAGACAGATCCTGGATGCTGCTCTTGTGGCAAATGAACTTGTAGActccagaaggaaaaatagagaatCCGGATTGCTGTGCAAGTTGGACCTTGAGAAGGCTTTCGATCATGTCAATTGGGAGTTCCTGGACTTCATTATGAAACGGATGGGTtttggggaaagatggaggggATGGATCAAGTTTTGCATTTCAACAGTCAGATTCTCTGTCCTGGTTAATGGTAgcccgtgtggtttctttggcagctccAGGGGGCTCAGGCAAGGTGACCCCCTATCCCCCATGCTATTCATTTTAGTGATGGATGCTCTGAGTAAAATGATGGATCGTGCGGCGAGTGGAGGCTTCTTGAGAGGTTTCTCAGCTCCGATCGGGGTGCTCAGTGCCCGAAGGGTCTCTCATTTGCTTTTGGCGGATGACACCCTAGTTTTCTGTGATGCCGATATGGATCAGTTGACCTGCCTGAAGCAGGTACTGCAGTGGTTTCAGATAAtatcaggactcaaaatcaacctcggcaagtgtgagattttcCCGGTGGGTGAGGTTGCTAACATTGATGCTTTGTCGCATGTTCTCGGATGCAAGATGGGCTCTCTCCCCACTACTTACCTGGGTCTACCGTTGGGTGCTTTGAAAAAGGATACTACTGTTTGGAATCCAGTCATTGAAAGGGTTGAAAAACGATTAGCAGGCTGGCAGAAACGGTATTTGTCAAAAGGCGGTAAGGAAGTGCTTATTAAAAGCACTTTGTCAAGTATCCCTACCTATTACTTATCCCTGTTGCAAGCACCTGtgagcatcacagaaaaactggAGCGACTTCAAAGGAATTTTCTCTGGGATGCGGCagatggaactagaaagtttcatctagtgaattggcagacagtcacttccccaaagaagtggggtggacttggagtAAAAGATCTCAGGGTATTCAACAGAGCTTTGCTGGGGAAGTGGctgtggagattcggggtagaagagcatgctctatggagggaggtcatagCAGAAAAGTATGATTCCACGGGAggggttggaggaccaaggcaatcacaacaccgttcgggtgtggcatgtggaggaaCATCATGA